In a genomic window of Streptomyces noursei ATCC 11455:
- a CDS encoding sensor histidine kinase: protein MPRGRGLLARLPVARWAARWLPARLCARAPASLRTSFALAFAAGAAGVTVLVGFLSYDSAARLVRLDEKSVFTEVVRDLRAQVRERPYSPSDYTAVPDPGGPRDELAGASRTAVQVLAAGGRIVGAGHPVLPAGDRERRVAARRDAGGYEERVVVLGDAEYHVATVALGGGRGAVQVARKLSGTEDLLSALQQRTVLLAAAVIALAGAVGWWLARRITGRLVRLTTAAESVAAHGRVDVVVPVAGRDEVARLGRAFDDMLGRLTAAVRDQQRLVQDAGHELRTPLTSLRTNISLLKRFEELPPDARGELLADLAGEARELTDLVNELVALAAGQRDDDPPSDVPLAEVADRAAAAARRRTGREIIVRAVRPAVVEGRPAALQRAVSNLLENAAKFDADGTAPIEVVVTGARVEVLDRGPGIADCDLPYVFDRFYRAPAARGLPGSGLGLAIVREIAAAYGGRAFAAARPGGGARLGFTVGDDDPDRPPHGTAEDAVGAV from the coding sequence GTGCCCAGGGGCCGTGGCCTGCTCGCCCGGCTGCCGGTGGCCCGGTGGGCCGCCCGGTGGCTGCCGGCCCGGCTGTGCGCCCGTGCACCGGCCAGTCTGCGCACCTCCTTCGCGCTGGCCTTCGCCGCCGGCGCCGCCGGGGTGACCGTCCTGGTCGGCTTCCTCAGCTACGACTCGGCCGCCCGGCTGGTGCGGCTGGACGAGAAGTCGGTCTTCACCGAGGTCGTCCGGGACCTGCGGGCCCAGGTGCGGGAGCGTCCCTACAGCCCCTCCGACTACACCGCCGTCCCCGACCCCGGCGGGCCGCGCGACGAACTGGCCGGCGCCAGCCGCACCGCCGTCCAGGTGCTGGCCGCCGGCGGGCGGATCGTCGGTGCCGGGCACCCCGTGCTGCCGGCCGGGGACCGCGAACGGCGGGTGGCCGCCCGGCGGGACGCCGGAGGCTACGAGGAGCGGGTGGTCGTCCTCGGCGACGCGGAGTACCACGTGGCCACCGTGGCGCTCGGCGGCGGGCGCGGCGCCGTCCAGGTCGCCCGGAAGCTCAGCGGCACCGAGGACCTGCTCTCCGCGCTCCAGCAGCGCACCGTGCTGCTGGCCGCCGCGGTGATCGCGCTGGCCGGAGCCGTCGGCTGGTGGCTGGCGCGACGGATCACCGGGCGGCTGGTCCGGTTGACCACGGCCGCCGAGAGCGTCGCCGCGCACGGCCGGGTGGACGTCGTGGTGCCGGTCGCGGGCCGGGACGAGGTCGCCCGGCTCGGCCGGGCCTTCGACGACATGCTGGGCCGGCTGACCGCCGCGGTGCGCGACCAGCAGCGGCTCGTCCAGGACGCCGGGCACGAGCTGCGCACCCCGCTGACCTCGCTGCGGACCAACATCTCGCTGCTCAAGCGCTTCGAGGAGCTGCCGCCGGACGCCCGCGGGGAGCTGCTCGCCGACCTGGCCGGCGAGGCCCGCGAACTGACCGACCTGGTCAACGAACTGGTCGCGCTGGCGGCCGGGCAGCGCGACGACGACCCGCCGTCGGACGTCCCCCTGGCCGAGGTCGCCGACCGCGCGGCGGCCGCGGCCCGCCGCCGCACCGGCCGCGAGATCATCGTGCGGGCCGTCCGCCCGGCGGTCGTCGAGGGCCGCCCGGCCGCCCTGCAGCGGGCGGTCAGCAACCTCCTGGAGAACGCCGCGAAGTTCGACGCCGACGGCACCGCGCCCATCGAGGTCGTGGTCACCGGCGCCCGCGTCGAGGTCCTCGACCGCGGCCCGGGCATCGCCGACTGCGACCTCCCCTACGTCTTCGACCGCTTCTACCGCGCCCCGGCCGCCCGCGGCCTGCCCGGCTCGGGGCTGGGCCTGGCCATCGTGCGGGAGATCGCGGCGGCGTACGGCGGCCGGGCCTTCGCCGCCGCCCGCCCCGGCGGCGGTGCCCGGCTGGGCTTCACGGTGGGCGACGACGACCCGGACCGGCCGCCCCACGGAACGGCCGAGGACGCCGTCGGGGCGGTATGA
- a CDS encoding response regulator transcription factor, protein MTHSVLLAEDDRPIRTALERALTLEGYRVTAVADGIQALAAAHRERPDVILLDVMMPGIDGLQVCQVLRAEQDRTPVLMLTARVETADRIAGLDAGADDYVVKPFEVEEVFARIRALLRRTAEPPARAGADGTGPGEPGEGHDARAAESGVVEAADLRIDGPSRRAWRGARELELTRTEFELLELLVRNAGIVLDHSTIYDRIWGYDFGPGSKNLAVYVGYLRRKVDVPGSRPLIHTVRGVGYVLRED, encoded by the coding sequence GTGACCCACTCCGTGCTGCTCGCCGAGGACGACCGCCCCATCCGCACCGCGCTGGAACGCGCCCTGACCCTGGAGGGGTACCGGGTCACCGCCGTCGCCGACGGCATCCAGGCGCTGGCCGCCGCCCACCGCGAGCGGCCGGACGTGATCCTGCTCGACGTGATGATGCCGGGGATCGACGGCCTCCAGGTCTGCCAGGTGCTGCGCGCCGAACAGGACCGCACCCCGGTCCTGATGCTGACCGCCCGGGTCGAGACCGCCGACCGGATCGCCGGCCTGGACGCCGGGGCCGACGACTACGTCGTCAAGCCCTTCGAGGTCGAGGAGGTCTTCGCCCGGATCCGGGCGCTGCTGCGGCGCACCGCGGAGCCACCGGCGCGGGCCGGCGCCGACGGCACCGGGCCCGGCGAGCCCGGCGAGGGACACGACGCCCGGGCGGCGGAGAGCGGCGTGGTCGAGGCGGCCGACCTGCGGATCGACGGCCCCTCCCGGCGCGCCTGGCGGGGCGCGCGCGAGCTGGAGCTGACCCGCACCGAGTTCGAGCTGCTGGAGCTGCTGGTCCGCAACGCCGGCATCGTCCTGGACCACTCGACGATCTACGACCGGATATGGGGCTACGACTTCGGACCCGGCTCCAAGAACCTCGCGGTCTACGTCGGCTATCTGCGGCGGAAGGTCGACGTGCCGGGCAGCCGGCCGCTGATCCACACGGTGCGCGGCGTCGGTTACGTCCTCCGGGAGGACTGA